The sequence GGGCCtaacgttttttttattacaatatgtAAGTACAGACAAGAACTTGCTGCTTTAGTTCAAAGTTTTATTAGACAAAAATAGGATTCGGCTCAAAGCAAAACCCCTAGCAGCTTTGTAGTTGACAAAAATCTTCGTATTGCTCCATCTCGCTGTGACTGTCACTGTCTGCACATCTTCGGCTCATAGTTTACAGTTTATGGCTGTTATCGCCTCCACATGCCATGTCAGCTTTAAAAGCgacacaaaaaaagttactcattaaaaataacaacccTGATCAAAGTTCCTCCTCGGCTGCTTTCTTGACTGACATGTTTACGCGGAACAGTCAGAGAATCATGCTTCTGTTCAACATGGGGCCTGAAGCCAGATTGAAGAAAATTGCTGTTCTGATcggtgtttttgtcattttaaaggtAAGTCGTGTTAATGAATCTCACTTTTCTATACAAAGTTGAAAGTAAAGTTTTGACTGAGCATTTTGGATTGAGAAGACCTTCTCGTTGTGTGCTAGGTGCAGGCTGCTCCGACAATAACCGGTTGGTGTCTACTCGTCCACATTAATCAGACAATTTGTTGGATACTTTTTGGGGGGGTGTAACACTGGCTTTATCCTGTAGATGATGAAGCAGATGCCGGTGAACTTGGAGATGACATTCTTGAAATTAACAGAGGTATTCTGTGTTGATTTTCTCTGCACTTATAAGGTCTAAATAACTTTCACTACCTACTAACACAGCTGTCATTTTATTGCCGACGTTTCAGGGTTGACACATCTGTTTGAGGGAGACATTGCTATCAATGTAAGTGAGCGGAGAGGATGTGTAGAAAGCATTTGTCGATAAGTCAGATGTTGATTTTTCTTGCACGGTGTTCTGTAGCCAAAAAGAAACGCCATCCTTGATGAAACAAGAAGATGGAAGTTTCCCATACCTTACATCCTAACTGATTCCTTAGGTACACATTTGCACACGTTGCACAAATTGTCATAATTTGATAAGacacaaaaggaaacaaattcCTTTTTCCTTTAGATCTGAACGCCAAGGGTGTAATTCTTCAAGCGTTTGAGGAATACCGCTTGAGATCCTGCGTGGATTTTAAACCCTATGAGGGAGAATCCACCTACATCTCCTTCGTCAAGCTCTCTGGGTGAGGGACTAGCTTTGTAGCTGGCTAGGTTGTTGCTTAACTTTTATGGGCCAGTCATTAAGTAATACAAAGATACCAAGATGCTCATTTGCCCAatagctaaataaaactaaagagaaacAGAAGTGTACTTACTGCTTTCTCTGTAAACCCTGCAGTTGCTGGTCTTACGTTGGAGACGACGGGACAGGCCAGAACGTGTCCATTGGAGCCCGGTGTGACACCAAGGCTATAGTGCAACACGAGCTTCTCCACGCGCTGGGCTTCTACCATGAGCAGTCCCGTTCAGACCGAGATGACTACGTCAACATCTGGTGGGATGAGATTGAAGAAGGTGGGTGtctgttgttttaatttcacattcaGTCAAGCGTGGACTGGCCATTTGAAAACCAGTTGGTGAATTTCAGTACAGCTGACTGGGAGAACTATTGCAGTAAAGCTGCTTTTGTGGCAGCGTGTTACAGTAAAAATCTTTGACGTGtggaaacaagcataaaaattagTTTGCTTACCCCTTACgtagaatatttttaacattttcctttagCCTCGTGAATTTCAGGATGACTGTCAGttttcaagatggctgccgtTTTCGATCCTTTTAAAAACGATTAATGCCATAAAGTGCTAACGGCTGTCATGACTTGGATTAACTTTATGTTAGGTAAGATGTTTTCGACTTTGGCAATTCTTTTcatataactttaaaataatatatagcAAAATGGGCATCTATCAAAGTTGAAGAATTTGTGCTTATTCCGTCGTAAGGGACAATTTATATGAAAATGACTCTATGCTGTTTGTACGTTTGATAGTAACtctaaattaaacataaatcagAAGTATTCTGGTTTGACATCTAGATACATGAGTAAGctgttaaaacagtttttagctAACATGTTGGACATGTTGAGAAGAAAAGAAtggattatatattttaaaagaaacccCTACTTGAGGGACGTCAGAAGTAATTCAGTCTTTCAATTGGTGTTTATAGTCGAAAAAACCCCAGCTTCTATTTTGATATTTCATTTCCGCTTATCAGCAAGCTAATTTGTTtgcttactaaatatttagtttgtaaattaaatacaattaaatgtggaaaataaatatctattttggtacacaaatatttagttttgaccATACTGTTCCCAGTTATTTATTCCAGCTATGTACTTTATAAGTGTTGAAAAATGCTGAAGTAAAACTTTGGTTCTGGTCATGCTTCTTAGTCCATCATATTTGTAGTTGAATGAAAAACCTGAATGTTTCCAAACTGCAAACTTGAATTTCTTGGTTGATTTTAAAGCTCTAGTTTATCTGTGCTGGCATATATCACCtcaaatgctatttttttaagaagttaAAGATGGAATGTTGATTTCAACACACTTTTCCATACTATTGGTGCATATTTCAGAGTAGCAAAACTAAAacgaaaatgtttttgtgtgcgtgtgatTGTCACAAATTAGGCACTTATTTTGTGCCATATTTTAATAgctttcaaaaatgtattaaatattacTTACTGTAGTGGCTGCTTATTCCGTTCAATGTAAGCCACTATATTGTTTAACAAGCTTTCGTTTTCTTTCGTTGACCTTCATTAGCTTAGCTCTCAGTTGACGCGTTTCTGTCCCTCGATATGCCTTTGTGCATCTTTCAGTGACTTAAAGAAGTACTTACAGCATCCATGTAAAGTCTGACgaactttaattttctttgaataGATGTTACAGATGATTCTTTAATCTTGCACAGCATTCCACGTGAAAAGTAACGTAACGGTCAAAAACTGTGTAGAGCTTGGTTGAATGCGCCATAttcaacttcctttttttttttaaaactaaagtgACACAGCACCTTTCACACAATTCCAGTTACATCCAATAGGTGGcgcttttctacaaaaaacataatgaaatgtaatcttattaacaaaatatctaaatatgcaaacagcatatacaataataaacaatgttacaaactgacatttttggcTCTTACACTTACATATATACAAATAGTGTATTATGTGTATTATGTATTATGATAGATTTTCTACAGTTATCTCCTGACCATACTTTCATGTCGGTCATAATGTAGCTTTGTCCTTATAGGGAAGGGacacaatttcaacaaatatgaagATGACTTCATCACAGATCTGAACACACCGTACGATTATGAGTCCATCATGCACTACAGACCACTGTCCTTTAATAAGAATGAAAGCATCCCCACAATTACAACCACCATACCGTACTTTAATGATGTCATTGGTCAACGACTGGACTTCAGCGAAGTAGACATCACCAGGCTCAACCGCATGTATGACTGTGGTGGGTATTTCTACTTTATTACTTTATCACACATTACAGATTtgcctttgttgttgttgttttttttttttggtaatatcTTAAAGGATCTAAgtcttttaaaagaaagcacCAGTTCTCCAAGGTTACGGTTAACTGTGGTgaccttcagtttttatatggATGTTGAGAATTTTCATCTTTGTTAAGATTTTGTTTGATATCAAACATGTTTCAGCTGAGACACATACTCTGTTGGATCAGTGCTCTTTTGAGCTCATAAACATCTGTGGAATGATCCAGAATGAGGACGACAGCACAGACTGGGTCCAGACGCTGAGCAGCCCAATCGACGGGGATCATACTCTGGAGGGACGTTGTAGAGGTACTGCCGAGGTTTCATAGTCATAAAGAAAAtcttaaaccaaaataaaaaaaaaaaaacactgaagtgatATAAAAACATTGGTCATTTACTGAAGCGTGATCTCTTTCAGATTCTGGCTACTTTATGAAGTTTGACACTTCTTCCGGTGCAGTGGGCAGCAGTGCCCTGTTGGAGTCACGCATCCTCTATCCAAAGAGAAGTGAACAGTGTCTCCAGTTTTTCTACAAGATGACTGGAGCAGCCGGAGACAATCTGGTGATCTGGATCAGAAGTGATGATGGGACGGGAGCTGTGAACATCATCAGAAAGATCCACACCATCACAGGTGTGTTCACTTAAAAATGAACTTGCATTAAATTAGGAAGGTCTAGGTATTGGgattaatacataaataataaaagtaaccAAAGGATTAATAACtacttgtttatgtttgtttcttagGCGACGGCGATGATGCCTGGAAAATCGCTCACGTGAAtcttaaaatgtccaaaaagtTCCGTTACATCTTCCAAGGAATCAGAGGATCGGCTGGCTCCTCCGGCGCCATCTTAATCGATGACATCACTCTCACTGAGACCGTCTGTCCCAGTCTTGTCTGGCAAATCCGCAATTTCACTGGCGTTCTCGCCACAACTCCCGTCGGCACGCCTGTAAGGAGCAAATGCGTTTATAATGCGGAGGGCTATTCGTTCGGGGTCAGTGTCTACCCGAATGGAAGAGAGAGCGAATACCCGGATTACATCGGCGCTACGTTGCATCTCTGCAGTGGGGAAAATGACGGAGTGATGCAGTGGCCAGCAGAAAACAGGCAGGCCACCATTGTAGCGTTGGATCAGGACCCAGATGTTACACTGAGGATGTCTTCCACAAGAAGCTTCACCTCAGGTAGGTAGAGATTGGCAATGTTCAATGTACTGCTGGTTCATGACTCTCCAAACATGTCTGTTTATCTGATGAGCTGTGCTTTCACAACTCTCAAAACCATATCCCTTAAATTTTAGCAGTTGGTTATCGCAATCGCACTTATTGACCTTtcacttttgttctgtttcttcaAGAATTTGTCATCCAACATTAATAAAGCATGAAGATTTTCTGAGAAGTCTAACctgaatttctttttccttaaCAATTTTTCACTTAGACAATAACACCCGCTGGGACAAGCCGACCGCCACGTCTGGTGCAGTCTGGGACGAGAGCTGCCGGTGCTACCGGGGTCAGGATTACGGCTGGAGCACGTTCATATCCCACAACCAACTACAGCGGAGGAGCTTCCTCAAGAATGATGACCTCATCATAACTGCTGACTTCAATGGTTAGGATggaaaatgcactttttttctgaGGTGTATATTTCTGACATGTCTAAGATGTTTACCAGAATGTCATTCCATCAGATTTGACCCACCTGATCAAGACTGAAGTACCAGTGGAGYGCTCCGTACAAGGCAGAGACCTCCCAGACGAGAAGGAAGGTCATGAGGTggaaaggaaacaggaagcgCCAAAGCACAGGGAACCGCGCGCCGCCGACCCCTGCCACCCTAACTTTTGCCTGAACGGAGGCGTGTGTGTGGAGGATGCAGGCAAAGccttgtgcaggtttgtgcttTCATGTTGGATAGGTACGACATCCATGTTCATGCAGCCATATTTTGTTCCCACTCAGTTACccacagaagaggattagggccaccgaaaagcatgaaaagtaaaatctgactttaatcagAATCTGAATTGTTGACGTTGTTTATACACCATAGGCTAAATCCAGTCTTAGTGCAAATCCTGTAACAAGGAAGAAATTGTTACATGAGAATTTTCATAGAcgttgcatgttattgtttacttCTGGAAATTTCTTGCctcaatacaatacaatacaatataaACAATTGTCTTCGTGAgtattaaagtgaaaaaagagAATTCTTGATTGGATACCAATCGACTAACACAGGACCAGTGTGTACCTATAtgactttttcaaatttgacaTGAATAAATCTATGACATCATatgatattaaaacatttgtatgggtgctgtggtggcataACCCACATATGGATACCTTAGTCCTCCACATGGCCATCGCAGGTTCGAGTACCGCCCTAGTGACATTTGCTGTGTGTCTTCCCCTGCTCTCATTTACCCACTCTCCTGGCTGaccactttcaaataaaggccactagagcctacaaaacctttaaaaaaattgtatgtCACTTTAATATGCTTAGAAATTCTCATTTGATTTAGATGAGTTAGAGCAGGATTGGCTCTAAAAAAACAGGACAGTGGATTTTGAGAACTGAATGTCTAAATAAGCTTGATCTATTTCCACATGATCATTTTGTAGCAGGAGCCTAGGCTGACTTTAAACAAATTCAGGGTatttttgtgtctctgttgccACAACTACTTGTCTGTTATTCTTACCAACCAGGTATGCAAAACTGATATAATGTCCACAGTGTAGTCATATTTATGCTGCATTCCATTCACACTAGTCCTGTTTAGTCCAGTTTAATTAAACTCTGGTTCATTTGTTTACAAAGTCTGATTCATTTGGGGAGGTTTGaattgaactctgatgcggaccaaaaaaaGTTAACTCTGGTCCACCTCGGTCTCTGTCCAACCCCCTTagtatttacccagaaagcaaggcattctgggtaaatacaaccaaaacaaacccttGAGTCTAGCGTGGGAAATGGCTGGTGATGTTTTACCAATGACAAAagacaaccgctaaaatctgatacCACTCCGTTTTTGTTTAGAAAGTTGTGTTTGTGTACTCTTCAGGGATTTTTGAGTCATTTAAGTAGTTATTGGTACAGCGACACCAGAGGCGAGAGGTGAGCAAGTTTTTCAAARGATTTGGTTCATTCGACAGCAGCGCTTGAACCACACCCACTGAGAATATAACAAATGACCAggctatcaggtgtgaaaacacccttaatGACGGCAGTTCAAGGTGGAAAAcgagaagaggaaaaaacattaacatataaacggaaacatcttgtctctcTTCCCAGGTGTGCAACAACCCAGGCCACCTTCTACTCTGGCCCGAGGTGTGAGGAGGTGAAAATAGACAGAGGCATCCTGGGTGCTCTCATCGGCGGTGCGGCAGGAACTGTGGTTCTAACGCTGGCCATCTTCGCTGTCATCAGGAGGTCTCACACCAACCCGTTTTAATCTTGTTTAGCACAAGATCCCTTACATTCTTGTGCTTGGACCAGTGATGGAATATGgaatatggaaatgttttattttaaaaaaatgtactcgTCCATTCTTAGTAGAGACGGAAAACACTGAGAATAATGATACAAATAGATAATTTAGCAGAAGTATTTTCAACACACTCATTTGGTGTGCAACAGGTTAAAAAAGGGGAATAATTTCTGTTGCAGTCCAGGCTTTAATcaactaaattaatttaataatattgttttagtagcacatgttgccatggtaacagaTTCAGcgaataaaaatgtacaacgGTGCTTGAGTTGCTAAACATCTTTATTTCACTATAACTTCTAATACATACAGAAATATACAAGTATTGTTTACAGCTTGTAGTTCATCAAActatgttaactttttttttaaataaaccgaTCACAATCAGACGTGATAAAATTGTACTTTGTTCTATATACATTGGTTTGGAACAGAATGCAAAAATTAGCATGAAGTTGCTATTTGTACTGAGAAGCATACAGTTTACAGTTAAACAGTCACTTTTCACTATTTgcattatttcattaaaattataataaataaaagctccACACTGACCCTAAACCTAAAGAAAATATTggttatttaaatgtgttgcttGTCTCATTGGTCAGTAACACATATGGAATGTACTTCTACAGTATATATGCATCATTTTGTAAATATCACCAACTCACTGTTAATCATCATTCGTCTTCTACTTGACTGGTTTTTGATTATGTTCTTAGAGCAACCAGCTACACATTTGGAAGAGTCTACAGATCAAAATCTACCACATTGCAAACTTCAAGAAGTGTTCTCTCCTGGATCACAGGGGGGCGCTGCAGTCACCAGAGCTGCTTTCTGTTTCCACTGTCTGTGGCACACAAATAGCATCATTTTAGACCAGAGAATAAACTTTAGAAGTTCAAAATGTTAGTGTTGCCGACTGACTTCTTTAATTAGATGGTGATCTGTAAAGCCAAGTAGATTTTTTTGGCTACTCTTAAAGACGAAAAACACTAGCATGTGTGATTGTGTTATCACGATCAGACTGGATAGCtagcaaaaacataaagttattAGCTCATTTATAACAAATACAAAAGAGATGGTACCAGGGTAACCTAAGGAAAAGTTGTGGACCACCGTGTCTTTAAACTTGATTAAGCGCCCAGTTGCTAGACATTCCAGCACTGTCCCTCCTCCTGCCAGTTGGTCCAACCAGACAAGCGAGTCAGCAGTGCTGTAGTTTGCATCGCTCTGGTGTTTACTGTGccactttattttcttaaccAAAGATCACCCCCATGAGCCACATAATACAGTCTTATAATATGGTACATGCTGAGCAGACTGACCAATGCAAATCAAGTTCTCTAGAAAAACTGGATGtgatgttataaaaaaatatataagccTGTCGTCTAGGGTGTCTGTGTAAGGTTGCAAAATACTGAATGTCAGAGTTTTATTCaatctaatttttattaaatgtcatggttaataaaatgtttaactagAAGCCAAAGTTTACCTTGGCTTCTATCTCACAAACCAGTCCtgcttttacaatgttttttatgtaCACTGAAGCATAATTTGGTGGGAAGTATTAATGTTTTGAAGGCTAAATGCAAGTTTTAACTGTAACACGAAGTTTTGaagttacatttcaaaatagTGTTAGCTATAATTAATGAGCCCAATTAATGAGTACAAATTTTTAAACCGGTGTAGGTGTTGAAGGACATTTATGAAGTTAAACAGGAAAATTCAACAATTTTagttaaagtaataaaatattatttcttgtCATTCTGATATTTCCACAGTCTTAGTAGCTTGACAAGTAGTTCAGCTCTTATCTGCTCTGATAGCCTGCAGTAGGCTGTATACTTTACCAACACACATGCTAACTCTCATTGCTAGTATTTTTCTCAAACAgtttccttaaaaacaaaagctgtttgTGGTATTCACTACAGGAAAAACTTCCAGACAGCTGACGTTATAGTTTTTACTAGTTGGAATTATTTAGGAatattaatttggtttaaattatCAAACAGCTAAATGACAGCTTCAGGTAGTTGTTGTTTACCAAAAACAACTGTTGAATGTGTCTCTCCAGGAACGAGACAGTAGATATGATGATCCATTTAACAGATTATGTCCAGATTaagatttacattttctctattGCAGAATAGAGAAAATTCTGCAATAAAAGAATCATGTCtgataaaactgatttttcaatCCAAACTATAATCGTTCAGTCTCTGGTCTCCATTAAGAATTTCCTGCAGCGTCCCATGAGTATTAATTAGTCTCAGTTTTAGGCCATAGTTGCTagtccaaaaacaaaatcagagaaGAAAAAGTGATAATATAAARATAAAGCAacattataataatttaaatgtattaaaatgtgaCYATATGAGATAAATTGACTTCTTGCTAGTAACGTAAGTAATTTTGGTTTGATYACAAACCAAGATAGAAATGTACAGCTGATTTAACATGAGATGTAagcatttaaatatgtattgGTCTTTATTACTATATTGGAAAACAACAAGACAAATAATGTGTACAACAGGTTTGAAAGTATGAAGTAATATGTAAGTATGATTGGGGTTAATATTTAGTGGGTAAACTGACCTGAAGTACCTAAACATACTGTTCTTGTAAAACCTGTTTATTAGGAATCTTAGTACATCAACAGATGTGGSGGCCATGATGTTGGAGATCACGTCATATAGTTCCACATCATAGCACTTCCCCCAAAAACTGTACAGCAGAGACTAAACATGATGGTTGTGTTACCATTTAAAGACTCACAACTTTGGAACAGGGTTAAACTGAATCACCATATGGATCAGCATATGAAACTGGCTGATTTATCAACACATTAAACACTTTTATAACTTATACCATTCTCCTAAGGYTTTCATTAGTTTTTAATCTCAAATCAAAAGTCAATAATAGACCATGTATAGAAGATCTTACCTTCATTATTTGTCTTTTGTGTAGTGTGTATTTGAACTATTAGTCAGTTTCTTGGTACTATCAGTGTCTTGTCCAGTTTTTGCCTGAGGAAAGaccccaaaaaacaaagtgatttcTTCTGGGTGTTTCCATCATATCATGATTCAAAGTATTCCAGCTGATTGACTACTTACCATTATGATTCTAACCACTTCCTGCCTCACCTGGGGATAACACAGACAGAATGATGGTAAAAATCATCTTCCCATACAGGGGACATGATAAARCTTAACATATAATCACTTCAGAgtcactggttttattttttggtcccATTKCACCtttatgttttcaaagtgtctAAAAGACAAACCTACCTTTTGCTCTCCCACACAACCTGTTAGCAGAATGAAAAGACCCTGAAAGAGACAAGAGCATATTTTACAAGATTTCTATTCAGTGCCACCTCCTTTAAAACTaatcttgtattttttctttcttctttatcaCTTAGCCCATAGATTCTACTGTGTACATGAAGTGCTCACTATCTTCTACCTTCAGACAATGCAAATTTTACattattaatgtaaaatgttgaaaGGGGTGTTGAGTAgactacaaatgtttttttgttgtcttttgtgGTTTCAGGCTTCCCTGTCATCCGACCATGAAATCTGCCTCATTCTTAATGAGTGTCAAGCtgttaaaaatgatttgtaatTACAAAATTAGCTGTCCCTTACATTTTGTCTATGTTGTTTAGACAGTCATCTCTAAACTGAGTTTCAGTCATCTCACCTTTTGTCGCTAAAGGTGAAATTGYAAAACagtttttcaaccttttcacCCTTAGTGGTGTTTGTATCCTGTACAATtcaactgaaatttaaaaaaatcaatcaaataggGGGTTGACAACCTGGGTGCTTCCATGGAAACGTCTTAGTGGAAGCTTAGTTGGAAGACCTTTTAACTAAATTTCTATCATCACTTTTGGGGGCTTGTAATGACTATCTGCATTMTGTATTCTTTGTAATATTAGTCTACCTTAGAAAAGTTCTCAAAACTATTAGAGAGTGAGGACATTTCTGATCCACTCTTTAGATGATATTATATTCTATTTGGAAATATCCAAATGACGGTGGGTGAGAWTTtaagaaaactgaataaaagtgtTCGAGCAAAGCACAGCCCTGGCTTAAGGGTGTGCaacattttgcttcatttgaATTGTGCCTGAATAAGTTTGAAACTCATTCCggaaaaaagatgaaattttaACAGGGATATTTGCACTTTTACGAGCAGGTGCGCACGTACCTTATATTCAATGCAAAAGCTGTTTCCGAAATGCTATTTTGGACTCTTTGTTAATATAGTGGCTCACCGTTTGCTGATTTGCTTATTTACCATCAGATTACAGAAGATATGTACAGTTCTGACTTCATCAGTATGAATGTCATGTTTACTTGGCTCTTTAGCTATTCATTGAAAACATTCTTTATTTGGGATGAGTCAATGATACAACATACATCTTCAATGGCTTTTGAAAACAACTGTTAAGGTTCTAATATGGAGCTTTTCTAATCTAGACAATGTTTCCCTTGAACATATTTGACTTGTCTGTGTGGACAGCTGCAAATTTCAGCCTCCCACACCTCCATGTTGGGTTTATAGTAGGCGTGTCTTTCAGTCCCTGGTTATGTCACTGTACTGATGTTCCTGCATCTTCCTGTTAAGATCATCCTGGTCTGTTCAACTGTTGTTCTTCACTACCTCAGCCAGATTTACTGTATGCAACATGGCTGAACCCTGGAAACACATTTGTGTTCAGAACATGACCCAAACCATAGCTAACCTGGTCTTACAATGGAAAGAGGCTAACAtagaacattttccaaatggCTCCAAATGCATACTGTTTATATGTRTCAATATGGCTGTATGTATACTACTGACAAGTTTATGTTTGACTTggctaattttagtttttaggtAACTTTTATTAAGTTTGGGATAATAACGAAAACTGAAGACCATTTCACATCATCTTTCTGCCactgccaccccagtagatccgaaCCTGTGTGTGATACATTATTTATGTGTTGCTTTCAACCGCTCTACCCCTCATTCTTTGTTGATCGCAAGGTGAACAAAGTGTGTGAATATCACGGAGTGACACGATGATGTAAAAAGGACTTGAGAGTTGCATAGTAAATTACCTGGAAAGAATTGAGGATGACGAAGGCGTAGTTGGCAACCTGAAACAAGGGGTTGTCATCGTCAAGCATGAGTAAAGCAAAGCCGATGATCCACGTTACTCCAAAGACGGGAGCTAGAAAGACGATCACTTTGAGAATGCTCTTGGCTGTGTCCTTGTCATCTGATTTGCTGCTGTCTGGTACAGAGGTCTTCACCAAGGTGACAATGACAACCACCATGGAGAAGagatttgacaaaataatgGTACCCACAGGAAGAAGAAATGCGTGAATGGAGCCCTCCAATAGCCGGACATATGTTAACCAACATTTATCTCTATCATAGTAGTCCTGCTCTTTGTATTTGTAATACACATAGCTGGTTCCCACTAGTGCAATTGGTACAACATAGCCTACAATGCTGGAGAGGTACATGAAGACTCTTTTCCTGACTgggctgaaaacaaagatgagtTGGTGGACGAGCATCACACTCAGACAAAGCATCCAGCAGAACATCGTCAGGTAAAACAGGTGCTTGCAGACGGTGAAAGTGAAGCACCAGGTGTCGGAGAGCTTTTTGGGGTCAGCTGAAGCCAAGAAGCTGCAGTCTGCAAGCAGGCGGAACACAGCAATGTTCACCACGGCTGTGTGACGGAAATGCGACAGGTTCGTCTTTGTCACGGCCGACCACACCAGGGATTCGACGAAAAGGAAGATCAGCAGGGAGAAAATAGACACACCCAGTCCAATGTACGTGATTATGTCAAGTTCCGGAGAAGACACATTGGCGCTTTTGGACATGAGGACGGAGAAAGAAGTGAGGTGGTTGCATTCACAGAGTGTTTGGTTGTCGTCGGTGACGTTGGCAATACAGCCTTCGCTGGAccagtctgttttatttgtgtccCAGAAGACACAGAGACGTTCTGTGGCGGTTGGTTGCTCGTCagggaataacattttaatcgTAATATTTGAATCCTTGTTATCTACGAGGGTGGCTGACAGCAATATGCTGCTGCGATTTCTGCCTGGGAAATTGtcgtttttcagtttttccatcagATTCTTCACACCCATGGTTTTCATTGTTCCATTGGTCTTGTTCAAATTCACATCAATGCCAAAAACATTAATGCTGCAGTCATCACTGGAGCAGAATCTGAGCTCCAGGTTTGTACTGTTGAAACCCTCACTGGTGTTGATATTGATGTTCTTCACCAAAGTCTCCACACTGGAAAGGTAGTTTGCAGACATGCCGTGACGAACTGTGT is a genomic window of Poecilia reticulata strain Guanapo linkage group LG21, Guppy_female_1.0+MT, whole genome shotgun sequence containing:
- the mep1a.2 gene encoding meprin A subunit alpha, translating into MSALKATQKKLLIKNNNPDQSSSSAAFLTDMFTRNSQRIMLLFNMGPEARLKKIAVLIGVFVILKVQAAPTITDDEADAGELGDDILEINRGLTHLFEGDIAINPKRNAILDETRRWKFPIPYILTDSLDLNAKGVILQAFEEYRLRSCVDFKPYEGESTYISFVKLSGCWSYVGDDGTGQNVSIGARCDTKAIVQHELLHALGFYHEQSRSDRDDYVNIWWDEIEEGKGHNFNKYEDDFITDLNTPYDYESIMHYRPLSFNKNESIPTITTTIPYFNDVIGQRLDFSEVDITRLNRMYDCAETHTLLDQCSFELINICGMIQNEDDSTDWVQTLSSPIDGDHTLEGRCRDSGYFMKFDTSSGAVGSSALLESRILYPKRSEQCLQFFYKMTGAAGDNLVIWIRSDDGTGAVNIIRKIHTITGDGDDAWKIAHVNLKMSKKFRYIFQGIRGSAGSSGAILIDDITLTETVCPSLVWQIRNFTGVLATTPVGTPVRSKCVYNAEGYSFGVSVYPNGRESEYPDYIGATLHLCSGENDGVMQWPAENRQATIVALDQDPDVTLRMSSTRSFTSDNNTRWDKPTATSGAVWDESCRCYRGQDYGWSTFISHNQLQRRSFLKNDDLIITADFNDLTHLIKTEVPVEXSVQGRDLPDEKEGHEVERKQEAPKHREPRAADPCHPNFCLNGGVCVEDAGKALCRCATTQATFYSGPRCEEVKIDRGILGALIGGAAGTVVLTLAIFAVIRRSHTNPF